The window GTTCCTGAGATTATAAGATTGGGGGCAGAATATTTTTCTTCAATTGGCACGAAAACTTCAAAAGGTACTAAAGTTTTTGCTTTATCAGGAAATATAAAGAGAGCTGGACTTTGTGAAGTACCAATGGGAATAACATTGAAAGAAATAATATTTGATATTGCTGGTGGAATTGAAAATGATTATAAGTTTAAAGCGGTTCAAATTGGTGGACCTTCCGGTGGCTGTATTCCTGAATCAAAACTTAATACTCAAATAGATTATGAGTCGTTAAAAAATGTTGGAGCAATGATGGGTTCAGGTGGGCTTGTAGTTATGGATGAGAGAACTTGTATGGTTGATGTGGCAAAATATTTTATGAATTTTATTCAGTCAGAATCTTGTGGAAAGT is drawn from Fervidobacterium sp. and contains these coding sequences:
- a CDS encoding SLBB domain-containing protein, producing VPEIIRLGAEYFSSIGTKTSKGTKVFALSGNIKRAGLCEVPMGITLKEIIFDIAGGIENDYKFKAVQIGGPSGGCIPESKLNTQIDYESLKNVGAMMGSGGLVVMDERTCMVDVAKYFMNFIQSESCGKCIPCREGTKKMLDILNSITRKRYSETQEDSLLRFKGIVELENLANVIKETSLCGLGQTAPNPVLSTLRWFREEYESHVFDRKCPSKACSEMLTYSIDSNLCKGCGL